TCGCGGAAGCGGCGGTGATCCCTTCGCATGCTTAGTATGGAAGTTCCTGGACGGGCCATGACTGCTTTGATGTCGCCCTTTGTGTTTAGAGAGGTTGGTGTGGATCGTTTCTGGGCTGGTGCTGGTACCATCAGTGAGCATCTGAGAGTATTGTCTGTGGTGTTGTTTACCTGAAGCAGCCCCCTGTCTTTCGGCTTTTGAAGGGCGGCGGGGCGGTGGCGGAGAGCTGGTCAGTGTCCGGTTGTGGTATTTGCTCTTATGGGATCGAGAGAGTGAGCTTGAATCAGTTTTTCCTGAATCTGGCCTCTCAGCTTTGACAGGCTGCTGTTTGGGTCGCGGCACGAGGCTCTCCTGCTTGCCGCTGCGGTCCTTGCGCTCTTCATTGGGAGATTTTGGTGGCGTTGGTGTATTTACGCCAAATGAGCTAAGAGCACGGGGACTGATAACCTGCCTGGTGATCTCGTCCAGAAATGCAGAGAACTGCAGCTTCCCTTTCACAAAGTTATCCCTCGCAGCTTCCATAGAGATCTGTTTGGATGCTCCCGTGGCGTGCACCCTGGTGGACAGCACCTCCATAGACTTAGATTTTCTAAAATGTCCTTCTTTTTGTCCCTCATCCTTGTTTTTCAGAATACCTTTGCTGGGCAGCTGAATAGATGAAACGGCCTTCTTGGGAACCACCCTGCCACCTAGAGTGTTGTCGTTATTGCCACCAAAGGCAAGGCTTTGTCCCAAGCTTGCGGTCTTGTAAAGTGGCCCATGATCTATGGAGTGAGATCCTGCTGAGTAACCATCTTTGTGCTTGTTTTGTTGGAGGCCCTCCTCGCTTTTGCTATGGCCCCGGGAGAGTTTTGCCATCCGCTGTCCATGCTGAGAAGCAGGCAGCAGGTCGACAGCGTTTTCTAGGCTGTGGCGGTGCCTCTGATCTCTCTGATCAAAATCAAAGTCCTCGGATTCTCTGTCATGGCTTTTCCTTCGGACCTCAGGGATGTTGGAACAGGACAGGGAATGCTGGGGCTTGTGCATGAAATACGTCTCATCATCCAGGCTGGGCTCTGAGGTC
The genomic region above belongs to Puntigrus tetrazona isolate hp1 chromosome 14, ASM1883169v1, whole genome shotgun sequence and contains:
- the LOC122357739 gene encoding lateral signaling target protein 2 homolog, yielding MERYFTPVRGSSEDEVKIYKHYHPIPQQHPHNHHYHHNQYRHHGSHSHSSSSSHGKHTDKHTHHHHDNQHHFYHPANPKMSGDHHSFSKRSSSSLSSSSSTSSSATWTSEPSLDDETYFMHKPQHSLSCSNIPEVRRKSHDRESEDFDFDQRDQRHRHSLENAVDLLPASQHGQRMAKLSRGHSKSEEGLQQNKHKDGYSAGSHSIDHGPLYKTASLGQSLAFGGNNDNTLGGRVVPKKAVSSIQLPSKGILKNKDEGQKEGHFRKSKSMEVLSTRVHATGASKQISMEAARDNFVKGKLQFSAFLDEITRQVISPRALSSFGVNTPTPPKSPNEERKDRSGKQESLVPRPKQQPVKAERPDSGKTDSSSLSRSHKSKYHNRTLTSSPPPPRRPSKAERQGAASGKQHHRQYSQMLTDGTSTSPETIHTNLSKHKGRHQSSHGPSRNFHTKHAKGSPPLPRAAGLESESQSSKSSTSASSEKSDRPKHTGHKRQSKPHRVSSSKDRNVWSKIRPKRLRCF